A window of the Plasmodium vivax chromosome 12, whole genome shotgun sequence genome harbors these coding sequences:
- a CDS encoding hypothetical protein, conserved (encoded by transcript PVX_117990A), with the protein MKQMGGYNAEESFFEDEEDENVYDNFNAEIHVNRGTSGGQENDALVEDPSSSETESSTSSQSFNEEDNTDHNSDESGSNHEGQQKSINNPLQEGKKKKKKKKKNESKKGKKENDIKLAVKIALQVLLKSQPFPVKREDLFSVINIFVPNCNNNVKKKKLILKLLQKKVKNILALNLLTLNSKTKIEYVLTQSITYRKHNDFLLSNLDHHIRGFLIFLIPFFNAFHNKIPMNYLLYELNNVGHKLLKTKEEVVKILTSPNVLSSIANHIVMAKELVDPLDYLIYAKKLSYVDFSSDHQYDETSLDGFYCVPTARFESEVNMTQYITDLLSVPNKTFQLKDVYVLFEEKYFLDINYDHL; encoded by the coding sequence AtgaaacaaatgggggggtaCAATGCGGAGGAGTCCTTTTTCGAAGACGAGGAAGACGAAAACGTGTATGATAATTTCAACGCGGAGATTCACGTTAACAGGGGAACGAGTGGCGGTCAGGAAAATGACGCGCTCGTTGAAGACCCTAGCAGCAGCGAGACGGAAAGTTCCACCTCCTCACAGTCCTTCAACGAGGAGGACAACACTGACCATAACAGTGATGAGAGTGGAAGTAATCACGAGGGACAACAAAAGAGTATTAACAATCCCCTacaggagggaaaaaagaagaagaaaaaaaaaaaaaaaaacgaatcgaaaaagggaaaaaaagaaaatgatataaaattagCAGTTAAAATTGCACTGCAAGTGTTGCTAAAAAGTCAGCCCTTTCCAGTGAAGAGAGAAGATTTATTTTCGGtcattaacatttttgtcCCCAACTGTAACaacaatgtaaaaaaaaaaaaactcatttTGAAGTTGTTACaaaagaaagtgaaaaatattttggcGTTAAATTTACTAACGCTTAATTCGAAAACGAAAATTGAATATGTATTAACGCAGAGTATAACATATAGAAAGCATAACGATTTTTTATTGTCCAATTTGGATCATCATATAAGGGGGTTCCTCATTTTCCtcattccatttttcaaTGCGTTTCATAATAAAATCCCCATGAATTATTTACTATACGAGTTAAATAATGTAGGCCATAAGTTGTTAAAAACAAAGGAAGAAGTGGTGAAAATTTTGACGTCCCCAAATGTTCTCTCCTCCATTGCAAACCATATTGTAATGGCGAAGGAGCTGGTGGACCCCCTCGACTATTTAATTTACGCCAAGAAATTGTCCTACGTCGATTTTAGTAGTGACCATCAGTACGATGAGACCTCCTTGGATGGCTTTTACTGCGTACCTACGGCTCGGTTTGAAAGCGAAGTTAACATGACGCAGTATATAACCGACCTGCTGAGCGTCCCCAACAAAACGTTTCAGCTCAAGGATGTGTACGTCCTCTTTGAGGAGAAGTACTTCCTGGACATTAACTACGACCATTTGTGA
- a CDS encoding hypothetical protein, conserved (encoded by transcript PVX_117995A), whose amino-acid sequence MNGEEKNNFCKDAALNHAEVTTEEKHAEAVPENLTCLICYDDIDESNYIEYKTSQFSEWHPSMFCQNCTGILIQTQYHKYINNVQKSECLREQKNLLEMGPPINVKDKNGFPLSDGNEIYCLWYFCDKKIHSAKLDGSLAGEERMKLWNELKNFLIKEEKTDKAE is encoded by the coding sequence atgaacggggaagaaaaaaacaatttttgcaaagacGCGGCACTGAACCATGCAGAGGTGACAACGGAAGAAAAGCACGCGGAAGCGGTACCAGAAAATCTAACATGTCTAATTTGCTATGATGACATAGACGAAAGCAACTACATCGAATATAAAACCAGCCAATTTAGCGAGTGGCACCCGAGCATGTTCTGCCAAAACTGCACAGGCATATTAATACAAACCCAGTACCAtaagtatataaataacGTGCAAAAGTCAGAGTGCCTGAGGGAACAGAAAAACCTACTTGAAATGGGACCTCCAATAAATGTAAAGGACAAAAACGGCTTTCCCCTCTCAGATGGAAATGAAATTTACTGCCTTTGGTACTTTtgcgataaaaaaattcactcgGCAAAGTTGGATGGCAGCTTGGCGGGCGAGGAACGAATGAAGTTGTGGaatgagttaaaaaattttctcataaaagaggagaaaacgGACAAAGCGGAGTAA
- a CDS encoding 3'-5' exonuclease domain containing protein (encoded by transcript PVX_118000A), translating into MEHCRKRIEELVRGEGGEAELPKDENEYLIKQLLKNVIEIVKLTNRVSTNCLYENRVDVMSNDEQAKQIQRDLLKTVHDLLLYSSSEKTKSSLTWELNGDHLTLANNYHIISTTLEEILSRAKDCFRFFHVKDKETSLLSCKNSKLEKNSPPEFASSQRGEGKPANTHSKGKTKPGRNHNGKKSNKDPNLQAQTGEEGERDNAFQIIFQSNILHVQSESEESTSEKANEKKTKKEISKNEKKRRSSSPKWKEKSEENPQMMDNLSPFRKISRKTQYAWLHLINNHATFFIPRLPVKHNRLADLERGLIEAVKSMQSYIQKKRKILQYRELFNGNKLKHISCGDILGEIFEEDKLGDVAEGTVKEVKASQLCSSSGGSSEEPIIPQERLTSPPDESFFWKMLKRLDKDINKCNPQFSNLGHPYSYEINDMLSRYHERDESVSPFVKVPPELPLPVQVNEKECKMVSSEGELIDMVNTIKAGCTKMSLSLVMNYKSTYRGFTSLILVGTEECDYILDALHIFEQMHALNEVTTDPNILKIVYKSKSIIPVMQRDFSIYFVNIIDISVCSDFLNVRNSLAFLVHNYFHVSVNSAGQGFNALTRPLSTDAVQNLRMPFHYLYYLFEYVKTDLYFNYIFAHYRREGQTEGGGEAEREAKDEENAMDAIDSMDAEDAMDTLQRLIDRDGPPRSNIYVHFENIKFENTSEEEQKYGEEIIRKVFRESNKMCLLEYKVKDVCDVEKTKEKIKRIIKTSYYNSSSCDPLIENILTWREKLAKKNDESPDSIINIHTIISIILNMPTSISSLKNNIIPMSNLMSENLEALFEIIIKSSLKKKTNLQFYRNFIQNEKPNISNCSNEQELNSMQCPVPREERSGLGGEAADGEGEANGILIVPPRMHFQSISEGAHPPEGDEEGAGDSISDCNSAGDGDDDDDAPRCAPHSRRDGRGDELEAHEEGGTPTASAPDQTFTLERTFFGDDESDEEASEKRKTFGGKNGKYENYALLSSLLSYVKEKNQKRCKTSEHPVKEENVKTEEEEAEMQKQRTTYKSVKRQLPLDIADNSFGQKKIKPIQQQQQQQQQQQQQQHQSYSEQYNIKNAKGLYSKNILSEMNKKWNG; encoded by the coding sequence ATGGAGCACTGCAGAAAACGGATTGAGGAGCTGGTGAGgggagaggggggggaggcagaaCTCCCCAAGGATGAAAACGAATACCTAATAAAGCAGTtactaaaaaatgttatcgAAATTGTGAAACTGACAAACAGAGTCTCCACAAATTGTCTCTACGAAAACAGAGTAGATGTCATGTCCAACGATGAGCAGGCGAAACAGATCCAAAGGGATTTACTAAAAACGGTGCACGATTTGTTACTATACAGCTCTAgtgaaaaaacgaagagTTCACTTACGTGGGAACTCAACGGTGACCACTTAACCCTAGCTAATAATTATCACATCATATCTACCACGCTGGAAGAAATTTTGTCCAGGGCGAAGGACTGCTTTCGATTCTTTCATGTTAAAGATAAGGAGACCTCATTGTTGtcatgtaaaaatagcaaaCTTGAGAAGAATTCCCCCCCCGagtttgcttcttcccaaaggggggaaggcaaGCCAGCAAATACCCATTCAAAGGGGAAGACCAAACCAGGTCGCAACCACAACGGAAAGAAGAGTAATAAGGACCCCAATTTGCAGGCACAAACTGGAGAAGAGGGAGAGAGAGATAACGCATTTCAGATAATCTTCCAGTCGAACATCTTACACGTTCAGAGCGAATCGGAGGAGAGTACCTCAGAGaaagcaaatgaaaaaaaaacgaaaaaggaaataagcaaaaatgagaaaaaaaggaggtcaTCATCACCCAAGTGGAAGGAGAAGAGTGAGGAGAACCCCCAAATGATGGATAACCTCTCCCCATTTAGAAAAATCTCGAGAAAAACACAGTACGCTTGGTTGCACCTGATTAACAATCATGCTACCTTCTTCATCCCCCGTCTGCCGGTCAAGCATAACAGACTGGCTGATCTGGAGAGAGGCCTTATCGAAGCGGTAAAATCCATGCAGAGCTACAtccagaagaagaggaaaattcTTCAATACAGGGAACTTTTTAACGGCAATAAGTTGAAGCATATAAGTTGTGGGGATATTCTCGGCGAAATTTTTGAGGAGGACAAGCTGGGAGATGTAGCGGAGGGTACGGTGAAAGAGGTGAAGGCATCCCAATTGTGCAGCAGCTCGGGGGGCTCCTCAGAAGAGCCTATTATCCCCCAAGAACGGCTTACCTCCCCCCCAGATGAGTCCTTCTTTTGGAAGATGCTGAAAAGGCTAGATAAAgacataaataaatgtaaccCCCAATTTAGCAACCTGGGCCATCCGTACAGTTACGAAATAAATGACATGCTAAGTCGGTACCACGAAAGGGATGAAAGTGTATCCCCCTTCGTGAAGGTACCCCCTGAATTGCCCCTCCCCGTGCAGGTAAACGAGAAGGAGTGCAAAATGGTTAGCAGTGAAGGTGAGCTGATCGACATGGTGAATACTATTAAAGCGGGGTGCACAAAAATGTCCCTCTCCCTTGTGATGAATTATAAAAGCACCTACCGAGGTTTCACATCCCTAATTTTAGTGGGAACAGAAGAGTGCGATTACATCCTTGATGCGTTGCACATTTTCGAGCAGATGCACGCGCTGAACGAGGTTACTACAGATCCGAACATCCTCAAAATTGTGTACAAGTCGAAAAGCATCATACCAGTGATGCAGAGGGACTTTTCGATCTACTTTGTTAACATCATTGACATTTCTGTTTGCTCTGATTTTCTGAACGTGAGGAACTCCTTGGCTTTTCTGGTGCACAATTACTTCCACGTCAGTGTCAATTCGGCTGGACAAGGGTTTAATGCTCTCACAAGACCGCTGTCCACTGACGCGGTTCAAAATTTGAGGATGCCTTTCCACTATCTGTACTACCTCTTCGAGTACGTCAAGACGGACTTATATTTCAACTACATATTTGCGCATTACCGGCGGGAGGGTCAAacggaggggggaggagaagctgaGAGGGAAGCGAAGGATGAGGAAAACGCTATGGATGCGATAGACTCGATGGACGCGGAGGATGCGATGGACACTCTGCAACGGCTGATCGACCGGGATGGCCCCCCCCGAAGCAACATCTACGTACactttgaaaatataaaattcgAAAACACCTcagaagaggaacaaaaatatgGAGAAGAAATCATCAGGAAGGTATTCAGAGAGAGCAATAAGATGTGCCTTCTAGAGTACAAGGTGAAAGACGTGTGTGATGTGGAAAagacaaaggaaaaaatcaaaaggaTTATAAAAACGTCCTATTATAACTCCTCCAGTTGTGACCCcttaatagaaaatatattaacctGGAGAGaaaagctagccaaaaaaaatgacgaatcTCCGGACAGCATAATTAACATCCACACCAtcatttctattattttgaatatgCCTACCTCAATTTCAAGCCTAAAGAATAACATCATCCCCATGTCCAATCTTATGTCCGAAAATCTGGAGGCCCtatttgaaataattatCAAATCGAGTCTGAAAAAGAAGACGAATCTACAGTTTTATCgaaattttattcaaaatgagaAGCCCAACATTTCTAACTGCAGCAATGAACAGGAATTGAATTCCATGCAATGCCCCGTCCCTAGGGAGGAGAGAAGCGGTCTaggcggcgaagcggcggacGGGGAAGGTGAAGCCAACGGAATCCTCATTGTCCCGCCGAGGATGCACTTTCAGAGCATTTCGGAGGGGGCGCATCCTCCCGAGGGGGATGAGGAGGGCGCCGGAGATAGCATTAGTGATTGTAATAGCgctggtgatggtgatgacgATGACGATGCCCCTCGCTGTGCCCCACACAGCAGACGCGACGGACGCGGTGACGAACTGGAGGCGCACGAAGAGGGAGGAACCCCCACAGCCAGCGCGCCTGATCAGACCTTCACCCTGGAGAGAACCTTCTTCGGCGACGACGAAAGTGACGAGGAGGCCAGCGAGAAACGTAAAACCTTTGGCGGCAAAAACGGAAAATATGAAAACTACGCTTTGCTGTCGTCCCTACTTAGCTACGTCAAAGAGAAGAACCAGAAAAGGTGTAAAACTTCTGAGCATCCtgtgaaggaagaaaatgtgaagacggaagaagaggaggcaGAAATGCAGAAGCAGAGGACCACTTACAAAAGTGTGAAAAGGCAACTACCCCTCGACATTGCTGACAACAGttttggccaaaaaaaaattaaaccaatacaacagcagcaacaacaacaacaacaacaacaacaacaacaacaccAGTCGTACAGCGAGCAGTACAACATAAAGAACGCAAAGGGGCTGTACTccaaaaacattttaagcgaaatgaacaaaaagtGGAATGGCTAG
- a CDS encoding hypothetical protein, conserved (encoded by transcript PVX_118005A), with amino-acid sequence MASTPAKSGRAGENEADMRTLNISNDSKHDLSNEESYKKLKEDKKRMKKELLIKDSEIKSLRKILEERDKDTKINYIPLNEARKITYKALRKGSAAQKFIYLIESNSINYKLKKKAINQLVLNAFGVMHHQKNRYPEILKYTDSHLKLFRQEQLILLAENERLTLQMKELKKQLLDNKIDILKKNEKNLIMSMRKGTKERPAATDEGEDNYVELDADVVEKNFINLIKNFKIAQLKLLFYAFRKLSNNLYYNADPVNISVSMSASLKRGIDILSNMLRYKKRTSTCAAFYKLLTHNDNNSVYNNRRYSEQSHMNPLVNPSCFIKNGKKIGEGISNYVFKPYYYDNLPSATYDMRRKKCSLQRLKKNCIMKNLAANEDSQYRVSNAECETIFDPFSHEHRMNVVNGDMNERSHADNTNGTTRRIYKNSYFGLGKNKNHNDDFEKRTCSSDLDFDYLAEFSNYDREKFIDMFISETSKR; translated from the coding sequence atggctagcacTCCAGCGAAAAGTGGAAGAGCTGGGGAAAACGAAGCAGATATGAGAACACTAAACATAAGTAACGACTCGAAGCATGACTTAAGCAATGAGGAAAGTTACAAAAAGTTGAAGGAAGACAagaagaggatgaagaaggaATTGTTAATTAAGGACAGCGAAATAAAGAGCTTAAGGAAAATACTGGAAGAAAGAGACAAGGACacgaaaataaattatattccaCTGAATGAAGCTAggaaaattacatataaagcATTACGAAAAGGGTCAGCGGCACAGAAATTTATCTACCTAATAGAAAGCAACAGTatcaattataaattaaaaaagaaggccaTCAACCAGCTGGTACTTAACGCATTCGGAGTTATGCATCACCAGAAGAATAGGTATCCTGAAATTTTGAAGTACACGGACTCCCATTTGAAATTATTTAGGCAGGAGCAATTAATTCTGTTGGCTGAAAATGAAAGGCTAACATTACAAATGAAGGAGCTAAAAAAACAACTTTTggataacaaaattgacattttaaagaaaaatgaaaaaaatttaataatgtcTATGAGGAAGGGTACGAAGGAAAGACCCGCCGCTACAGATGAGGGTGAGGACAACTACGTAGAACTAGACGCAGAtgttgtggaaaaaaatttcataaatttaataaaaaattttaaaatcgcACAGTTAAAGTTGCTATTTTATGCATTTCGAAAGTTAAGCAATAACTTATATTACAACGCTGACCCTGTGAATATAAGTGTGAGCATGAGTGCTTCGCTTAAAAGGGGTATAGACATTCTGAGCAACATGCTCAGGTATAAGAAGCGTACCTCTACATGTGCGgcattttataaattgcTAACTCATAACGATAACAATTCTGTTTATAACAATAGGAGGTATTCCGAACAGAGCCACATGAACCCACTTGTTAATCCAAGTtgtttcataaaaaatgggaaaaaaattggggaggGAATTTCCAACTATGTGTTTAAGCCCTACTACTATGATAACTTGCCTAGCGCTACGTACGACatgcgaaggaaaaaatgctctttgcaaagattaaaaaagaattgtatAATGAAGAACTTAGCTGCGAATGAGGATAGCCAATATCGCGTTAGCAATGCGGAATGCGAAACCATTTTTGATCCTTTTTCGCATGAACATCGGATGAATGTAGTCAATGGCGACATGAATGAGCGCAGCCATGCGGATAACACCAACGGGACTACTCGCAGAATTTACAAAAACAGCTACTTCGGtttagggaaaaataaaaaccataATGACGATTTTGAGAAGCGCACCTGCTCCAGCGATTTGGACTTTGACTACCTCGCGGAATTTAGTAACTACGACAGGGAGAAGTTCATCGACATGTTCATATCGGAGACGTCCAAGAGGTGA
- a CDS encoding Histone H1, gonadal, putative (encoded by transcript PVX_118010A), with protein MGGSGQKKAKKGEKKSEKRRKKAKKKAKKKAKKGEKKSEKRRKKKRKKKRKKAKKKAKKMEKTSKKCGKKVEKINAEKRWKNRA; from the coding sequence ATGGGCGGGtcgggccaaaaaaaagcgaaaaaaggcgaaaaaaaaagcgaaaaaaggcgaaaaaaggcgaaaaaaaaagcgaaaaaaaaagcgaaaaaaggcgaaaaaaaaagcgaaaaaaggcgaaaaaaaaagcgaaaaaaaaagcgaaaaaaggcgaaaaaaaaagcgaaaaaaatggaaaagacgtcaaaaaaatgtggaaaaaaagtggaaaaaataaacgccgaaaaaaggtggaaaaaCAGGGCGTAA
- a CDS encoding hypothetical protein, conserved (encoded by transcript PVX_118015A) — protein MINYDENADAAGSQKESPPNSAAKNGAYEKGVDVNEPEVYDANEDNTKNKGVWYNARTKCWLACVKGSGRHLRVFSVKKHGFKRARMLAVECKNSTVINFNALANGEANGAANGTTNGATNGEANGAANGASSQADHPPRNNGVYAKFKNEPSNHVSGRTRTYSYNEAGRSNHSKLEAQESMDVGSIATVNSENASGVTNASISASASANGAEEGPDRKRRYNTRRGNYKSVEELNKKEEKNETNEEDASFYKASNTSSVSPPTSRGYSVRGNYNTKGSLTLKGSGVTKGGNYNSVKRNNSISKGNGGSPKGGSNNLRGMTISKVSQAKGNLTKGGGSNSISKGQQSNGYNFHHSESSSYNLTTRSSRNYHATTDRCSSNSLTADEVKCYKEERNQSVQTPNGKRQSDTLVEALDSYQGDSRKKKKTTKDKFSYLVRKDRGAADDGDGSGGGSGGGSSGGSGDGNGNSNGGEPAATSASAYHEGSSLNDHNSPGSHATHSAHNANNSHNTRNTRNSSAHAVQFAENGQGEKSSHDDFQNVPSLNTRSSTTQNYRQGTHNEGYNNGYDSIYHGDYHTAQQNQQNCSSGRTYHNTRSSSNARFSNNTRFGNNTRTNNTRSSNTRSNNTRSNSTQASNTQASNTQASNTQASNARSSNNTCIITDKDFQIDSPEQTNEDFYFLKPMTYDYNEHNTCKQRNNKTANSEREYNFIFSNDCYSDYCSQNRDEYKANFIDLTREALSLILQDLKKNVIPKIPVGIEKRERYTNSLRLCLKSAKFTKHINELEPYLELFSECIKNSKLPSHMDLKDQLFYLDKL, from the coding sequence cggcaaaaaatggggcgtACGAAAAAGGAGTAGATGTGAACGAACCAGAAGTGTACGACGCTAATGAAGACAACACCAAAAACAAAGGCGTTTGGTATAATGCCAGAACCAAGTGTTGGCTAGCTTGCGTcaaggggagcggcagacACCTTCGTGTCTTTTCTGTGAAGAAGCACGGCTTTAAGAGGGCCAGAATGCTAGCCGTTGAGTGTAAGAATTCGACCGTCATTAATTTTAACGCTCTGGCGAATGGGGAAGCCAACGGGGCCGCAAATGGGACCACAAATGGGGCTACCAACGGGGAAGCGAACGGTGCTGCCAACGGAGCGAGTAGTCAAGCGGACCACCCGCCGCGCAACAATGGTGTGTACGCGAAATTTAAGAATGAACCCAGCAACCACGTCAGCGGAAGAACCAGAACATACAGCTACAATGAAGCGGGCCGAAGTAATCACTCAAAACTGGAAGCGCAGGAGTCGATGGATGTAGGTAGTATAGCCACCGTGAATAGCGAAAATGCCAGTGGGGTTACCAATGCTAGTATTAGCGCTAGTGCGAGCGCCAACGGAGCGGAAGAAGGACCCGACCGAAAAAGGCGCTACAACACGAGAAGGGGGAATTACAAATCAGTGgaagaattaaataaaaaagaggaaaagaatgAAACCAACGAGGAGGATGCTTCTTTCTACAAAGCGAGCAACACGTCCAGTGTTAGTCCCCCCACCTCTAGAGGATACAGTGTCAGAGGGAATTATAACACCAAGGGAAGCTTAACCCTAAAAGGGAGTGGCGTCACAAAGGGAGGCAATTACAATAGTGTGAAACGTAACAACAGCATTTCTAAAGGGAATGGCGGAAGCCCCAAGGGAGGAAGTAACAACCTCAGAGGGATGACCATTTCGAAGGTTTCCCAAGCTAAGGGTAACCTAacgaaggggggaggaagcaacaGCATTTCCAAAGGGCAGCAGTCAAACGGGTATAACTTTCATCACTCGGAGAGCTCTAGTTACAATTTGACCACTCGGAGTAGCCGAAACTACCACGCGACGACTGACAGGTGCAGCAGCAACAGCTTGACTGCTGATGAGGTGAAGTGCTACAAAGAGGAAAGGAACCAGTCGGTGCAGacaccaaatgggaaacGACAAAGTGATACCCTTGTGGAGGCGCTAGACAGTTACCAAGGGGATAgtaggaagaagaaaaaaactacaaaGGATAAGTTCAGTTACCTGGTTAGGAAGGACAGGGGTGCTGCTGACGATGGGGATGGCAGtggtgggggaagcggtggtggAAGTAGCGGCGGAAGTGGTGATGGAAATGGTAACAGCAATGGTGGCGAGCCCGCTGCCACTTCCGCGTCTGCCTACCACGAGGGTAGCAGCCTCAATGACCACAACAGCCCAGGCAGTCATGCCACGCATAGCGCCCACAACGCAAATAACTCTCACAATACACGCAACACGCGCAACAGCAGTGCGCACGCTGTGCAGTTTGCCGAGAACGggcagggggagaaaagcaGCCACGACGATTTCCAAAATGTGCCGAGCTTGAATACCCGTTCCAGCACCACCCAGAACTACCGTCAGGGCACCCACAATGAGGGCTACAACAACGGTTATGATAGCATCTACCATGGTGATTACCACACCGCTCAGCAGAATCAGCAAAACTGCTCAAGCGGGCGTACCTACCACAACACGCGCTCCAGCAGCAACGCGAGGTTCAGCAACAATACGAGATTCGGCAACAACACTCGAACGAATAACACACGGTCTAGCAACACCCGATCGAACAACACTCGGTCTAACAGCACTCAGGCTAGCAACACTCAGGCTAGCAACACTCAGGCTAGCAACACTCAGGCTAGCAACGCTCGGTCCAGCAACAACACGTGCATTATAACGGACAAGGATTTCCAGATAGATTCCCCCGAACAAACCAACGAGGATTTTTACTTCCTAAAACCAATGACGTATGACTACAACGAGCATAACACATGCAAACAGCGAAATAACAAAACAGCCAACAGCGAAAGggaatataatttcattttttcaaacgaTTGTTATTCTGATTATTGCAGCCAAAACAGAGATGAATATAAGGCAAATTTTATAGACCTCACAAGGGAAGCCTTATCATTAATTCTGCaggacttaaaaaaaaacgtcatTCCCAAAATACCCGTAGGGATagagaaaagggagaggtACACCAATTCCCTGCGCCTCTGTTTGAAGAGTGCCAAGTTTACCAAGCACATCAATGAGCTGGAGCCCTACCTGGAGTTATTCAGCGAGTGCATAAAGAATAGCAAGTTGCCCAGTCACATGGATTTGAAGGACCAGCTGTTTTACCTGGACAAGTTGTGA